A stretch of Oncorhynchus mykiss isolate Arlee chromosome 12, USDA_OmykA_1.1, whole genome shotgun sequence DNA encodes these proteins:
- the LOC110539157 gene encoding interferon a3-like, producing the protein MGSISFWMCLILTICTWHKTFGCTWMRTLPPSRSMFQVFSNNTITMLREMGHVVSREPQITFPYEEYRHVDHFKDDDKIVFISQTLNAIEKLYRSDNYDSFWDQKVVDEFMIDLHRQTLELDQCVKAIRATLPKSDKGVNKNMSLHFKFLKNYLKREEYSASGWEGIRNVVLKHMLRLVTIILTNQ; encoded by the exons ATGGGTTCAATAAGCTTTTGGATGTGCTTGATCCTGACGATTTGCACCTGGCATAAAACCTTCGGATGCACTTGGATGAGGACACTTCCTCCGTCTCGGAGCATGTTCCAAGTGTTCAGCAACAACACCATAACGATGCTTCGGGAAATG GGTCACGTGGTCTCTCGAGAACCTCAGATCACTTTCCCTTACGAGGAATACAGACATGTCGATCATTTCAAG GATGACGACAAGATTGTCTTCATTTCGCAAACTCTGAACGCTATAGAGAAATTGTACAGAAGTGATAACTATGATTCTTTCTGGGACCAGAAAGTAGTTGACGAGTTTATGATTGACCTGCATCGCCAGACCTTGGAGCTGGACCAATGT GTAAAGGCTATAAGAGCTACACTACCAAAATCTGACAAAGgagtgaacaaaaatatgagcCTTCACTTCAAATTCCTGAAGAATTACTTGAAACGCGAG GAATACAGCGCAAGCGGCTGGGAAGGCATAAGGAACGTGGTGCTGAAACACATGCTAAGACTAGTCACAATAATATTGACTAACCAATGA
- the LOC110538049 gene encoding interferon a3: MGSISFWMCLVMTICTWNKTIGCTWMKTLPRSPSMFQVFSNNTITMLQKMGHEVSRGPQITFPDKQYRQVNNFKSDEQIAFISHTLNAIKKLYSSGKYESTAWDQKGVDKFMNDLYRQTSELDQCVKAMKTRLSKSVNRVNKKMSLHFKFLKHYLKREDYSAIGWEDIRTVVLAHLQRLDTTLSSQ, encoded by the exons ATGGGTTCAATCAGCTTTTGGATGTGCTTGGTCATGACGATTTGCACCTGGAATAAAACCATCGGATGCACATGGATGAAGACACTGCCTCGGTCTCCGAGCATGTTCCAAGTGTTCAGCAACAACACCATAACGATGCTTCAGAAAATG GGTCATGAAGTCTCTCGAGGACCTCAGATCACTTTCCCTGACAAACAATACAGACAAGTCAATAATTTCAAG TCTGACGAACAGATTGCCTTCATTTCGCATACTCTGAACGCTATAAAGAAATTGTACAGCAGTGGTAAATATGAGTCCACCGCCTGGGACCAGAAAGGAGTTGACAAGTTTATGAATGACCTCTATCGCCAGACCTCGGAGCTGGACCAATGC GTAAAGGCTATGAAAACTAGACTATCAAAATCTGTCAACAGAGTGAACAAAAAGATGAGCCTTCACTTCAAGTTCCTGAAGCATTACTTGAAACGCGAG GATTACAGCGCAATCGGCTGGGAAGACATAAGGACAGTGGTGCTGGCACACCTACAAAGACTAGACACAACATTAAGTAGCCAATGA